The sequence below is a genomic window from bacterium.
CGCCGGCGGGACGCAGGCGCGCCTCGGCGCTCATCGCCGGCCCTTCACGGCGAGGAAGACGAGGCGCCGCGCGTCCAGCTCGAAGGGCGCGCCCTCGTAGTCGCCGAAGGCGCGGCAGTCGCCGAGCCCGACCGCCTCGGCCATGCCGACCAGTTCGCGCAGCGTGTAGAGCCGGATGCTGCTGCGCGCGCGCCGGCGCCGGCCGCTGGCCGGCTCGAGGAAGGTCCAGTCGGTCTCCACGCGGCCAGCCAGCGCGTCGTAGTGCGTCTGGTTCACCAGCGTGACGCCCCCGCGCTCGCTCCACTGCTGCCGCGCGAAGCTGGGAAAGATCGTCTCCGGGCTGTGCAGGTCCATGGCGAGCACGCCGCCGGGCTTGAGGGCCGCGGCGAGGGCGGCGAGCTGCCGGCGATTGCCCCCCTCGTCGAAGTAGCCGAAGCTGCCCCACCAGCACAGGGCCAGGTCGAAGCGGCCTCGCCAGCGCGCGCGGCGCATGTCGCCCGCCACCCAGTCGAGG
It includes:
- a CDS encoding class I SAM-dependent methyltransferase, with the translated sequence MAARREWWERFFSGPWLRYQLAMDEPALVRPAVDFLEAVSDLRPPLAVLDAPCGDGRLGREFARRGYRVTGLDATPALLAAGRRKARAAGLALDWVAGDMRRARWRGRFDLALCWWGSFGYFDEGGNRRQLAALAAALKPGGVLAMDLHSPETIFPSFARQQWSERGGVTLVNQTHYDALAGRVETDWTFLEPASGRRRRARSSIRLYTLRELVGMAEAVGLGDCRAFGDYEGAPFELDARRLVFLAVKGRR